The Polaribacter sp. Q13 sequence TAATTTTTACACCACGTTGAACAGCTTCTTTAAATAAATTTTGAGCAAGGGCAGTTGTAATTAAATAAGGTGTTTGTATCTCTATAGATGATTTGGCGTTTTTAATTAAATCTATTAAAGCACTTGTAGCAATACCGCCACCTCCTAAACCATTCGCTCCGTCATTTTTACCAGGAATATCAGAAATAAATGAAACATCGTCTAACCAAACTAAGTTGCCGGATGCTTCAATGGCATGAAATGTTGTGGGTAAATTGGCTATTCTTTGTCTAATTTGTGGCCAAAAATTAGCAGGATTACAGGCGTAGTTGTGTAAGTTGTCAAACTTGTTTGTGGTATAAATGTTTTTAGGACTTTCTTTTATTATACTCGTAACATTTTCACTTAAAGCACTATTCCAAAATTGATTGAACGAAGTGTTTACCTTTTTAGACGCTTTGCCTAAGAGCAAAATATCTCTGTCTCTAAAATTGTATTCGTGGTCGTAATCAAAATATTCATCGGCAATATTTCGTCCTCCAGTGATTACCACTTTGCCGTCTACAATAAATGTTTTATTGTGCATACGTTGATTTGCAGACCTAAAATCAGTTGTAAATTTCTTAATTTTATGAAAGATGTTCTTTCCTAAATTTACTCCTGGATTATAAATTTTAACAGAAATATTCTCATGAGAAGCAAAGGTTAGAATGTCTTCAATATCAGAATCAACCATAATATCGTCTACCAGAATTCTAATTTTAACTCCACGATCTGCTGCTCTTACCAAATAATCGCAAGCAATTAATCCTACGTTGTCTGTAGAGAAAATAAAATACTGAATATCAATTGTTTTTTCGGCATATTCTGTTAACCATGCTCTGGCAACCATAGAACCACTTCCGTCTTCTAAAACATACACACCTGTTTTAGTATCCATCAATTCGGCAACATTTTCTAATTCTTTAGAAAGTGTTGTACTGTCGTTTCTATGAATAGTAGCACAAAAGTCCTTTTCTGAAGTTGATTTTTGAGTTTTACTGCAAGAAGCGATAATTATCAAGACAACTATTAAACTATACCTGAATTTTAAAATGAAGTTCATTTGTTTATTG is a genomic window containing:
- a CDS encoding phospholipase D family protein — encoded protein: MNFILKFRYSLIVVLIIIASCSKTQKSTSEKDFCATIHRNDSTTLSKELENVAELMDTKTGVYVLEDGSGSMVARAWLTEYAEKTIDIQYFIFSTDNVGLIACDYLVRAADRGVKIRILVDDIMVDSDIEDILTFASHENISVKIYNPGVNLGKNIFHKIKKFTTDFRSANQRMHNKTFIVDGKVVITGGRNIADEYFDYDHEYNFRDRDILLLGKASKKVNTSFNQFWNSALSENVTSIIKESPKNIYTTNKFDNLHNYACNPANFWPQIRQRIANLPTTFHAIEASGNLVWLDDVSFISDIPGKNDGANGLGGGGIATSALIDLIKNAKSSIEIQTPYLITTALAQNLFKEAVQRGVKIRILTNSLSSTDNVEAFSSYQTDRKKLLETGIRIFEFRPDAAERTKIMTGELQEKLDHKPIFGLHAKSMVIDKKTTVIGTFNLDPRSANLNTECIVIVNSDKISKGVLKGMEIEFQPENSWETTLDFNPDSEVSKYKRIKTWTRKILPKKIL